A stretch of Metabacillus sp. FJAT-52054 DNA encodes these proteins:
- a CDS encoding sugar-binding protein, with protein sequence MNKFFKAFSSLMVLMLFVGMLAACNSKSTGGGGGGKGVDVGIVLPTKDEPRWVQDEQRFKEALKDSKYTTEILFSQGSSAKEKENVETLLNKGIKVLIISPQDGDAAAAAVEAAKKDDVTVISYDRLITNTDAVDYYVTFDSLAVGAAQGQYLIDHAKGKGTPLYLYAGAASDNNAFLFFQGAWSVLQPKIADGTFKVANSSEAEGLKDTAELSRDQLSKILGQVTTNWDPSEAKNKAQTHLTAAKADMKGDVAVLAPNDGTARSIADVFGSDGDVKSFVITGQDAEKASIQYVIDGKQSMTVFKDVRTLVKDAMGMAVEILDGKKPETTGDYDNGKKKVNAKQTDVIVVDKENVKKELIDSKYYEEKEFSGL encoded by the coding sequence ATGAACAAATTTTTTAAAGCGTTTTCATCGCTGATGGTTCTTATGCTGTTTGTCGGGATGCTTGCAGCGTGCAACAGTAAAAGCACTGGCGGTGGCGGCGGTGGCAAGGGAGTCGACGTAGGAATCGTATTGCCTACAAAAGATGAGCCAAGATGGGTACAGGATGAGCAAAGATTTAAGGAAGCTCTAAAAGATTCGAAATATACAACAGAAATTCTTTTCAGCCAAGGTTCTTCCGCTAAGGAAAAAGAAAACGTTGAAACATTGCTGAACAAAGGAATCAAAGTTCTAATCATCAGCCCGCAGGATGGCGACGCGGCTGCAGCTGCTGTAGAAGCGGCTAAGAAAGATGATGTAACAGTTATCTCCTACGATCGTCTGATCACGAACACGGATGCAGTAGACTACTACGTAACATTCGACAGCTTAGCTGTTGGTGCAGCTCAGGGACAATACTTAATCGACCATGCAAAAGGCAAAGGAACTCCATTGTACCTGTATGCCGGAGCAGCGTCTGACAACAACGCATTCCTATTCTTCCAAGGTGCATGGAGCGTTCTTCAGCCGAAAATCGCTGACGGAACATTCAAGGTGGCAAACTCAAGCGAAGCAGAAGGCCTCAAGGATACAGCTGAGCTTTCCCGTGACCAATTGAGCAAAATTCTTGGCCAGGTAACAACGAACTGGGATCCAAGCGAAGCGAAAAACAAAGCGCAAACTCACTTGACTGCAGCTAAAGCTGACATGAAGGGCGACGTTGCGGTACTTGCTCCAAACGACGGAACAGCTCGTTCCATCGCAGATGTATTCGGTTCTGACGGAGACGTGAAAAGCTTTGTAATCACGGGTCAGGATGCAGAGAAAGCTTCCATCCAATACGTAATTGACGGCAAGCAATCCATGACCGTATTCAAGGATGTTCGTACACTCGTGAAAGATGCGATGGGTATGGCAGTTGAAATCCTTGACGGCAAAAAACCTGAAACAACAGGTGACTACGATAACGGCAAGAAAAAAGTAAACGCTAAGCAAACCGATGTCATTGTCGTAGATAAAGAAAACGTGAAAAAGGAATTGATTGATTCCAAGTACTACGAAGAGAAAGAATTCTCAGGTCTGTAA
- a CDS encoding sugar ABC transporter permease yields MNFFREARTLISENIRDYGMYIALFAIILTFSVMTDGLFMSSRNISNLIDSAGYIAVLAVGMTLVIVIRHIDLSVGFVAGFLGAIVAIMLTKAGMPMLIVIPLILILGIVVGLFNGLLVAQIGIPSFVATLAGMLIFRGALLQVTEKTGTIIIQDDAFNAIGNGYIPSLLEVGGLHVLSLLVGLLGILYLIYSEIKTRRNKVKYGFEVTSFGIFILKLVFISAIVAYITWILAGYNGFSWTVIIMLLVVIVYHFLTTKTVLGRHIYAVGSNPEAAHLSGMNVKKITYIVFGSMGMLAALSGILFTSRLQSATTTAGTLFELDAIAAAYVGGVSSAGGVGKVTGAIIGAIVMASLTSGMNLLGVGISYQYMIRGGVLAGAVIFDVMTRKKR; encoded by the coding sequence ATGAACTTTTTTCGTGAAGCCAGAACACTAATCAGTGAAAACATTCGTGACTACGGCATGTACATCGCCTTATTCGCTATTATTCTTACATTCTCCGTCATGACGGATGGACTTTTCATGTCCTCCCGGAATATCAGTAATCTGATTGACTCCGCAGGTTATATCGCGGTGCTTGCCGTCGGGATGACCCTCGTCATCGTCATTCGCCACATCGACTTATCGGTCGGATTCGTCGCCGGTTTCCTCGGCGCCATCGTCGCAATCATGCTGACAAAGGCAGGAATGCCGATGCTGATCGTCATTCCGCTTATCCTGATCCTCGGGATCGTTGTCGGACTATTTAATGGTCTGCTTGTTGCCCAAATCGGAATCCCGTCATTCGTCGCAACGCTTGCCGGAATGCTGATATTCAGGGGAGCGCTCCTTCAGGTAACGGAGAAAACCGGCACGATCATCATCCAGGATGATGCATTCAATGCCATCGGGAACGGATACATTCCATCCCTGCTGGAAGTAGGCGGCCTGCATGTGCTTTCCCTGTTAGTAGGTCTCCTCGGCATCCTGTACCTGATCTACAGTGAAATCAAAACACGCCGGAACAAAGTGAAATACGGATTCGAAGTGACGTCATTCGGAATCTTTATCCTGAAACTCGTCTTCATTTCCGCCATTGTTGCCTATATTACCTGGATCCTTGCAGGCTACAACGGTTTCTCCTGGACAGTCATTATCATGCTGCTCGTCGTCATTGTGTATCACTTCCTGACAACGAAAACCGTGCTTGGCCGCCACATCTATGCGGTCGGAAGCAACCCGGAAGCGGCGCATTTAAGCGGGATGAACGTCAAGAAAATCACATACATCGTTTTCGGTTCCATGGGAATGCTCGCTGCCCTGTCCGGAATCCTGTTCACCTCCCGTCTTCAATCCGCGACAACGACAGCCGGAACACTGTTTGAGCTTGATGCCATCGCGGCAGCCTATGTCGGCGGTGTCTCCTCTGCAGGGGGAGTCGGAAAAGTAACGGGTGCAATCATCGGGGCAATCGTTATGGCCTCCCTCACAAGCGGGATGAACCTGCTTGGTGTCGGAATCTCCTACCAGTACATGATCCGCGGCGGCGTACTTGCCGGAGCGGTAATCTTCGATGTCATGACAAGGAAAAAACGATAA
- a CDS encoding response regulator translates to MIRLLITDDEQIERDGMQLILTKNFPELIIEQARNGNMAAQMAKEFKPDLILMDIKMPGMNGLEAVEQIAADDPGIKFIMVTAYDTFDFMRQAIKFGVKDYLLKPSKAADIVMTIGKVLKEIEEEKRTLESSRQEMQSTRSLVETDAVTQLLFHHVHDVRVDQLIEILDIQSADEMFTMLVLLPDGEDHFYPLVKEKVRQTGNGWVGALTGNQLPVILFRKPGQSFRGQASTLAREILSIAKSGEQENWFVGIGSVYESLDQIRQSYKEALMAAMDTAIPSKFRFYSDVPVTGDLSEEPFADQQEKELSDQVRHGEWQQVRTRLMNLIQHYENKGTDLLQSQQRMLEVLWIGSRVMREMGIETITPLYSYQTYQYRQLRSETDALLDRMKQTYASHNKRTEADTIHQIKQYIIDHSNEDMSLDTLATKVGLSPIYISKMFKEKLGINYIDLLTECRIEKAKKLLGNPEKSIKEITYEVGYHDPNYFSKVFKKVCRVSPKEYRRGILGRAN, encoded by the coding sequence ATGATCAGGCTCCTGATTACGGATGATGAACAGATTGAGCGGGATGGGATGCAGCTCATCTTAACAAAGAACTTTCCAGAGCTCATCATTGAGCAGGCAAGAAACGGGAACATGGCCGCTCAGATGGCGAAAGAGTTTAAGCCGGATCTGATCCTAATGGATATCAAAATGCCGGGGATGAACGGGCTGGAGGCTGTAGAACAAATTGCAGCGGACGATCCCGGCATTAAATTCATCATGGTTACCGCCTACGATACGTTTGACTTCATGCGCCAGGCCATTAAATTCGGGGTGAAGGACTACCTGCTGAAGCCGAGCAAGGCGGCCGACATCGTCATGACGATCGGCAAAGTCCTGAAGGAAATCGAAGAAGAAAAAAGAACGCTTGAAAGCAGCCGGCAGGAGATGCAAAGCACCCGGTCACTCGTCGAAACGGATGCCGTCACCCAGCTGCTGTTCCATCACGTCCATGATGTACGCGTGGACCAATTAATTGAAATCCTCGACATCCAGTCAGCGGACGAGATGTTCACGATGCTCGTCCTGCTTCCGGATGGAGAGGACCATTTCTATCCGCTCGTCAAAGAAAAAGTAAGGCAGACCGGAAACGGCTGGGTCGGTGCATTAACTGGCAACCAGCTCCCGGTAATCCTCTTCCGGAAACCGGGCCAATCTTTCCGTGGCCAAGCCTCCACCCTCGCCCGGGAAATTCTCTCCATCGCAAAATCCGGAGAGCAGGAGAACTGGTTCGTCGGGATCGGGAGCGTGTACGAATCCCTTGATCAAATCAGGCAGTCCTACAAGGAAGCGCTAATGGCGGCCATGGATACAGCGATCCCGTCCAAATTCCGCTTCTATTCCGATGTACCGGTCACGGGAGACTTAAGCGAAGAACCATTCGCCGACCAGCAGGAAAAAGAACTATCCGACCAGGTGCGCCACGGCGAGTGGCAGCAGGTCCGGACAAGGCTGATGAATCTCATCCAGCACTACGAAAACAAAGGGACCGACCTTCTCCAAAGCCAGCAGCGCATGCTCGAAGTACTCTGGATCGGATCCCGCGTCATGAGGGAAATGGGCATCGAAACCATCACCCCCCTCTATTCCTACCAAACGTACCAGTACCGCCAGCTGCGCTCCGAAACCGACGCCCTGCTCGACCGGATGAAGCAAACCTATGCCAGCCACAACAAACGAACCGAAGCCGACACCATCCACCAAATCAAACAATACATCATCGACCACTCAAACGAAGACATGTCCCTAGACACCCTGGCCACCAAAGTGGGCCTAAGCCCAATCTACATCAGCAAAATGTTCAAAGAAAAACTTGGCATCAACTACATCGACCTATTAACTGAATGCCGGATTGAAAAGGCGAAGAAGCTGCTGGGGAATCCTGAGAAGAGCATCAAGGAAATTACGTATGAGGTCGGGTATCATGACCCGAATTATTTCAGTAAGGTGTTTAAGAAGGTTTGCAGGGTTTCGCCGAAGGAGTATCGGCGGGGGATTTTGGGGAGGGCGAATTGA
- a CDS encoding nucleoside triphosphate pyrophosphohydrolase, translating to MPVYNKLVRDNIPQIIQATGKSFETRILENEEYINELKKKSFEELDEYMTAETNAEAIEELADLMEIIKAFAEAHGSSLAEVEKIRREKAEKRGGFEEKIFLVQVED from the coding sequence ATGCCTGTATACAACAAACTCGTTCGCGACAACATCCCCCAAATCATCCAAGCAACCGGCAAGTCTTTCGAAACGCGGATACTGGAAAACGAGGAATACATCAATGAGCTGAAAAAAAAGAGCTTCGAAGAACTAGATGAGTACATGACTGCAGAAACAAACGCAGAGGCGATTGAAGAACTGGCAGACCTGATGGAAATCATTAAGGCCTTTGCAGAGGCGCACGGTTCAAGTCTTGCCGAAGTCGAGAAGATCCGCCGGGAAAAAGCGGAAAAGCGCGGCGGGTTTGAGGAGAAGATTTTTTTGGTGCAGGTTGAGGATTAA
- a CDS encoding DEAD/DEAH box helicase family protein: MQVSLYTEKLLIPVLDRIQQSSTIYILTAFAMKSGVSLLKSALAEAAERGADIKLLTGDYLYVTQPDALNELASIHENIEVRLWRSSGISFHPKAYLFESEAQGHSIIGSSNLSKSALTNGVEWSVGILEHEEKLLFEEASRKFINLFQAENTIAVNLETAKRYEEEYIDFHQQHPDLARTWTKQEEQELMLPDEEKPDPDSMVMETEESYSVLAPRFAQIEALEQLHSTVEEGYKKAMVVMATGLGKTYLAGFFAQNFGKVLFIAHLEEILHQSAESFLKVMPNKTAGIYNGRQKNQDAELLFASIQTLSMKRHLEVFDPEEFDLIVVDEFHHAAAASYKKVLDYFKPSFLLGITATPDRADNRDVYALCEGNVAYKIDFLEAIQRTWLSPFHYYGVYDETDYSKLTWRGTQYDQEELIAAQLRTEQAAHIFQSWETYRKTRTLVFCSSIRQADFLSSYFADKGYRTVSLHSRQKQVNRKDAARALADGELDAIFVVDLFNEGVDIPTVDTLLFVRPTESLTIFTQQIGRGLRLHPDKDHCVIIDLIGNYRNADIKLSLFDTTTPTAKKEKVIQPVVPLSCNVDLDIQVINLLKELTKKRQPRREKLFSNYLMVKEVLGRRPSYLELHLYGEMSANEYKAEFKTLFSFLHWANELTANEQEVFLSHENWLREVERTGMNKSYKMIVLLAMLERGIDNWYKPITALEAAPFFHTYLTSKEYRKRIDFSDGQGKKLWDYDQEKVAGLIERMPMSKWSGSSDGLVRFSDGEFSFQIEPDNSAKKTLYLWTKEICEYRLHQYFKRREN; the protein is encoded by the coding sequence ATGCAGGTATCCTTATATACAGAGAAGCTGCTGATTCCGGTTCTTGACCGGATTCAGCAGTCCAGCACGATCTATATTTTGACTGCCTTTGCAATGAAGTCAGGAGTCTCTTTGCTTAAGTCAGCATTGGCAGAAGCCGCTGAACGGGGAGCTGATATTAAGCTTCTGACCGGAGACTACTTATATGTCACCCAGCCGGATGCGTTAAATGAATTGGCTTCCATTCATGAAAACATTGAAGTCCGGTTATGGAGGAGCAGTGGAATCAGCTTTCATCCGAAGGCTTATTTGTTTGAATCCGAAGCGCAGGGCCATTCCATTATTGGCTCTTCCAATCTATCAAAATCCGCTTTAACCAATGGAGTGGAATGGAGTGTCGGCATTCTTGAACACGAGGAAAAGCTTCTATTTGAAGAAGCAAGCCGAAAATTCATTAATCTGTTTCAAGCTGAAAACACCATTGCGGTTAACCTGGAAACCGCCAAACGGTACGAAGAAGAATACATAGATTTTCATCAGCAGCATCCTGACTTAGCAAGAACGTGGACCAAGCAGGAAGAGCAGGAGCTCATGCTGCCGGATGAGGAGAAGCCTGATCCCGATTCGATGGTAATGGAGACAGAGGAAAGCTACTCTGTTCTGGCCCCCCGCTTCGCTCAGATAGAAGCACTTGAACAACTGCACAGTACGGTGGAAGAAGGCTACAAAAAAGCCATGGTTGTGATGGCTACCGGTCTTGGGAAAACCTATCTGGCCGGGTTTTTTGCTCAGAATTTCGGCAAGGTTTTGTTCATTGCACATTTAGAAGAGATCCTGCACCAGTCCGCTGAATCGTTTTTGAAAGTGATGCCTAATAAAACCGCCGGCATTTATAACGGCCGTCAAAAAAATCAGGATGCGGAGCTGCTGTTTGCTTCGATTCAAACGTTAAGCATGAAACGACATTTAGAGGTATTTGATCCAGAGGAATTCGATTTAATTGTAGTCGATGAGTTTCATCATGCGGCGGCGGCATCCTACAAGAAGGTACTGGATTATTTCAAGCCCTCCTTCCTGCTCGGCATTACAGCTACACCTGACCGTGCCGATAACAGGGATGTATACGCACTATGCGAAGGGAATGTCGCCTACAAAATTGATTTTCTCGAGGCCATTCAAAGAACATGGCTCTCTCCTTTTCACTATTATGGTGTTTACGATGAAACAGACTACTCAAAGCTGACCTGGCGCGGAACGCAATATGACCAGGAAGAGCTGATAGCGGCCCAGCTAAGGACGGAGCAGGCAGCTCATATCTTCCAGTCATGGGAAACCTACAGGAAAACCAGAACACTCGTCTTTTGCTCCTCCATCCGCCAGGCTGATTTCCTGTCTTCTTATTTTGCAGACAAAGGCTATCGGACCGTCTCTCTTCACTCCAGGCAAAAGCAAGTCAATCGTAAGGACGCCGCCCGCGCATTAGCTGATGGCGAACTGGACGCCATATTCGTCGTGGACCTTTTCAATGAAGGAGTAGATATTCCAACAGTAGATACTCTTCTATTCGTAAGACCGACCGAGTCCCTCACCATCTTCACCCAGCAAATCGGACGGGGATTGCGATTGCATCCTGACAAAGACCACTGTGTCATCATCGATCTTATCGGGAACTATCGGAATGCCGACATTAAGCTGAGCCTGTTTGATACAACTACTCCCACTGCTAAAAAAGAAAAGGTCATTCAGCCGGTTGTCCCGCTATCCTGTAACGTGGACCTTGATATTCAAGTTATTAATCTTTTAAAAGAACTAACAAAGAAACGCCAGCCGCGCAGAGAAAAGCTGTTTAGCAACTATCTAATGGTGAAAGAAGTGCTGGGCAGGAGACCTAGTTATCTTGAGCTACATTTATATGGTGAGATGTCTGCAAATGAATATAAGGCAGAGTTTAAGACTCTTTTCAGCTTTTTACATTGGGCAAATGAATTAACTGCCAATGAACAAGAGGTATTTCTCTCTCATGAAAACTGGCTGCGGGAAGTAGAGCGCACCGGGATGAATAAAAGCTATAAAATGATTGTCCTGCTGGCAATGCTGGAACGGGGAATAGACAATTGGTATAAACCGATAACTGCCCTCGAAGCAGCTCCGTTTTTCCATACCTACCTCACATCTAAGGAATACAGAAAGAGAATAGACTTTTCGGATGGACAGGGGAAAAAGCTGTGGGACTATGACCAGGAGAAGGTAGCTGGATTAATTGAGAGAATGCCGATGAGTAAGTGGAGCGGGAGTTCTGATGGATTGGTGAGGTTTAGTGATGGGGAGTTTTCTTTTCAGATAGAACCTGACAATAGTGCGAAAAAAACTCTTTATCTTTGGACGAAGGAGATATGTGAGTATCGGCTTCATCAGTATTTTAAGAGGAGAGAAAACTGA
- a CDS encoding sugar ABC transporter ATP-binding protein produces the protein MSEHILEMRQISKHFTGVKALDNVNFKVRKGEIHFLVGENGAGKSTLMKVLSGVYPYGTYDGDIVYEDSVQQFNKINDSVNAGIAIIYQELALFPDLTVYENIFAGNEVKKGGVIDWNETIVEAKKMLAKVKLDVTPDTLIKDLGVGKRQLVEIAKALSKDVKLLILDEPTAALNEDDSENLLELLCELKKQGITCIMISHKLKEVISIADQATVLRDGQTICTLDGPSGQITEAAIIKNMVGRAIDDIYPKRPKKAPGETILELSNWSAYDPKLGRKVIKDVDLHVKKGEIVGLAGLMGSGRTELALSIFGNAKSYKLEGNLKLNGKPANLKHTSDAIREGIAYVTEDRKGDGLFLIQDIKNNITAANLKGISSKGVLNNNEEIKIADHYKKSLHIKTSSLEQLAGNLSGGNQQKVSLGKWLFVGPKLLILDEPTRGIDVGAKFEIYSVMNELINEGMSIIMISSELGEVLGMSDRVYVMAQGAIKGELAIEEADQEKIMQLATQ, from the coding sequence ATGAGTGAACACATTCTGGAGATGAGACAGATCTCCAAGCATTTTACAGGCGTCAAAGCACTCGACAATGTCAACTTCAAGGTGAGAAAAGGCGAGATTCACTTCCTCGTCGGTGAAAACGGCGCGGGGAAATCCACGCTGATGAAGGTGCTCAGCGGTGTGTATCCATATGGAACATATGATGGAGACATCGTCTATGAAGACAGTGTGCAGCAGTTTAATAAAATCAATGACAGTGTGAACGCAGGCATCGCCATCATCTATCAGGAGCTTGCGCTGTTTCCGGATCTCACGGTCTATGAAAATATCTTTGCAGGGAACGAAGTTAAAAAAGGCGGAGTCATCGACTGGAACGAGACGATCGTCGAAGCGAAGAAAATGCTTGCGAAGGTCAAGCTTGATGTAACACCTGATACCTTGATCAAGGATCTGGGCGTCGGAAAACGGCAGCTTGTGGAAATTGCGAAGGCACTGAGCAAGGATGTCAAATTGCTCATTCTCGATGAACCGACCGCGGCACTGAATGAAGATGATAGTGAAAACCTTCTCGAGCTTCTGTGTGAACTGAAAAAGCAGGGCATTACGTGTATCATGATTTCGCACAAGTTAAAAGAAGTGATTTCCATTGCCGACCAGGCTACGGTTCTCCGTGACGGCCAAACGATTTGTACATTGGACGGCCCTTCAGGACAGATTACCGAAGCCGCGATTATCAAAAACATGGTCGGCCGGGCCATTGATGATATTTATCCGAAGCGTCCAAAGAAAGCACCGGGTGAAACGATCCTCGAATTATCGAATTGGTCCGCCTATGATCCGAAATTGGGCCGAAAGGTAATCAAGGATGTGGACCTGCATGTAAAGAAAGGCGAAATCGTCGGACTTGCAGGATTGATGGGATCAGGAAGGACCGAGCTTGCCCTCAGTATTTTCGGGAACGCCAAGTCCTATAAATTAGAAGGAAACCTGAAGCTCAACGGAAAGCCTGCGAACCTGAAGCATACGAGTGACGCCATTCGCGAAGGGATCGCCTATGTAACCGAGGACCGGAAAGGGGACGGCCTGTTCCTGATCCAGGATATCAAAAACAACATCACTGCCGCCAACCTGAAAGGCATCTCCTCAAAAGGGGTGCTGAACAACAACGAAGAGATCAAGATCGCCGACCATTATAAAAAATCGCTTCATATTAAAACGTCTTCACTCGAGCAATTGGCCGGCAACCTGAGCGGGGGGAACCAGCAGAAGGTGTCTCTCGGCAAATGGCTGTTTGTCGGACCGAAGCTGCTCATTCTCGACGAACCAACGCGTGGAATCGATGTCGGAGCGAAGTTTGAAATTTATTCGGTCATGAACGAACTCATCAATGAAGGCATGAGCATCATCATGATCTCATCCGAGCTCGGTGAAGTGCTTGGGATGAGCGACCGGGTGTATGTTATGGCTCAAGGCGCCATCAAAGGCGAGCTCGCCATCGAAGAAGCCGATCAAGAAAAAATTATGCAGCTTGCGACGCAATAG